A single genomic interval of Hippea jasoniae harbors:
- a CDS encoding flagellar hook-basal body protein yields MFSGVYDAAGGMIVELQRVNNITNNIANLNTPGFKKEGINIKSWSRIWGEANAQLPIPPDTKAAEVFINETKNSVPHLDTDYIDFSQGPFKHTGNSLDFALAGKGFFLILTPKGIQYTRNGQFDINKDGVLVQRDTGYPVVGENYLRNHKLIKITGKHILVRSDGTVFSDGVQIDKIAIRDFNNYTNLKKAPDGMFIPINNETPIAANNTYLKEGYIELSNVSVVKEMVNLIEAQRNFDRYQKVIDSLGNELLGETARNLSKVT; encoded by the coding sequence ATGTTTAGTGGTGTTTATGATGCTGCAGGTGGCATGATTGTTGAGCTTCAAAGGGTTAACAACATAACAAACAACATAGCAAACCTAAACACTCCAGGCTTCAAAAAAGAAGGCATAAATATAAAAAGCTGGTCAAGGATATGGGGTGAGGCAAACGCACAACTGCCTATCCCACCAGATACCAAAGCAGCTGAAGTATTCATAAATGAAACAAAAAACTCTGTTCCTCATCTTGATACAGATTATATAGATTTCAGCCAGGGTCCTTTTAAACACACAGGCAACAGTTTAGATTTTGCTTTAGCTGGCAAAGGATTTTTTCTTATTCTTACACCCAAAGGCATTCAATACACAAGAAACGGGCAGTTTGATATCAACAAAGACGGTGTGCTTGTTCAAAGAGATACCGGTTATCCCGTTGTGGGTGAAAACTATTTAAGAAACCATAAGCTAATAAAAATCACAGGTAAACATATTTTAGTCAGATCAGATGGAACTGTATTTTCTGACGGGGTTCAAATCGATAAGATAGCCATCAGGGATTTTAACAACTATACGAATTTAAAAAAAGCCCCAGATGGTATGTTTATACCCATCAACAACGAAACACCTATAGCTGCAAACAACACTTATCTGAAGGAAGGCTATATAGAATTAAGCAATGTAAGCGTTGTAAAGGAGATGGTAAACCTGATAGAGGCTCAAAGAAACTTCGATAGATATCAAAAGGTTATCGATTCATTGGGTAATGAACTGCTTGGTGAAACAGCAAGAAATTTAAGTAAGGTAACTTAA
- the trxA gene encoding thioredoxin has translation MVENLTKETFKEKVFNYEVNQDWKYEGDLPCIIDFYADWCGPCKMVEPILNELSKEYDGKIKFYRVNTDQEQELAALFGIRSIPSLLFVPVGEQPQMAVGALPKEAFKQAIKEVLKVEE, from the coding sequence ATGGTTGAAAATTTGACTAAGGAGACTTTTAAGGAGAAGGTATTCAACTACGAGGTTAATCAGGATTGGAAGTATGAAGGTGATCTGCCCTGTATTATCGATTTTTATGCTGACTGGTGTGGCCCATGCAAGATGGTAGAACCTATCTTGAATGAATTGTCAAAGGAATATGATGGAAAGATTAAGTTTTACAGGGTAAATACAGACCAGGAGCAGGAGCTTGCCGCTTTGTTTGGCATCAGGAGTATCCCATCACTGCTTTTTGTGCCTGTTGGCGAGCAGCCACAGATGGCTGTTGGCGCTCTTCCAAAAGAGGCATTTAAACAGGCAATTAAAGAAGTTTTAAAGGTTGAAGAGTAG